Proteins encoded together in one Chryseobacterium taklimakanense window:
- the yidD gene encoding membrane protein insertion efficiency factor YidD, which translates to MRSTFNKILIFPLLVPIRIYQWFISPLLPSNCRYQPTCSHYMVEALKLHGPVKGFWLGIKRIGRCHPWGGEGYDPVPPKEV; encoded by the coding sequence TTGAGGTCAACTTTCAATAAAATATTAATCTTCCCACTATTGGTTCCGATCCGGATTTATCAATGGTTTATCTCGCCACTTTTACCGTCAAACTGCCGCTACCAGCCAACCTGTTCGCATTATATGGTGGAAGCGCTGAAACTTCATGGCCCGGTGAAAGGTTTTTGGCTGGGAATCAAAAGGATCGGAAGGTGCCATCCGTGGGGCGGCGAAGGTTATGATCCGGTTCCGCCGAAGGAAGTTTAA